One region of Strigops habroptila isolate Jane chromosome 11, bStrHab1.2.pri, whole genome shotgun sequence genomic DNA includes:
- the RAN gene encoding GTP-binding nuclear protein Ran — MAAQGEPQVQFKLVLVGDGGTGKTTFVKRHLTGEFEKKYVATLGVEVHPLVFHTNRGPIKFNVWDTAGQEKFGGLRDGYYIQAQCAIIMFDVTSRVTYKNVPNWHRDLVRVCENIPIVLCGNKVDIKDRKVKAKSIVFHRKKNLQYYDISAKSNYNFEKPFLWLARKLIGDPNLEFVAMPALAPPEVVMDPALAAQYEQDLQIAQTTALPDEDDDL, encoded by the exons ATGGCCGCCCAGGGAGAGCCCCAAGTGCAGTTTAAG CTTGTCCTAGTTGGTGACGGTGGCACTGGTAAAACAACATTTGTAAAACGTCATTTGACTGGTGAATTTGAAAAGAAGTATGTAG CAACGCTGGGTGTTGAAGTTCATCCTCTGGTGTTCCATACTAACAGAGGCCCTATTAAATTTAATGTATGGGACACAGCTGGACAAGAGAAATTTGGTGGTCTGCGAGATGGCTATTACATCCAAG CTCAGTGTGCCATCATAATGTTTGATGTAACATCAAGAGTTACTTACAAGAATGTACCTAATTGGCACAGAGATCTGGTACGAGTATGTGAAAACATCCCTATAGTGTTGTGTGGCAACAAAGTGGATATTAAGGACAGAAAAGTCAAGGCCAAGTCCATTGTCTTCCACAGGAAGAAGAATCTCCAG TATTATGACATTTCGGCTAAGAGTAACTACAACTTTGAGAAGCCTTTCCTCTGGCTTGCTAGAAAGCTAATTGGAGATCCTAACTTGGAGTTTGTTGCCATGCCTGCTCTTGCACCACCTGAAGTTGTTATGGacccagcactggcagcacagTATGAGCAAGACTTACAG ATTGCTCAAACCACTGCACTGCCAGATGAAGATGATGACCTGTGA